A section of the Deinococcus fonticola genome encodes:
- a CDS encoding GIY-YIG nuclease family protein, protein MGMQADSGYVYALQNASFPGILKIGMTLRNPFERASELHTTGVPTPFFVAFCVFVPDAVRLERTLHTHFAAHRINANREFFKLELPELMAAVLPYMEGSVEHKLDIDAVGSASTTPPVLSIPANTLLLPDMNEDSALFALNGDDYFINYAEAARQGDNTALTA, encoded by the coding sequence ATGGGGATGCAAGCGGACAGTGGATACGTTTATGCGTTACAGAACGCGAGTTTCCCCGGCATTCTGAAGATTGGCATGACGCTCAGAAACCCGTTTGAAAGGGCTTCAGAACTTCATACTACTGGCGTGCCAACGCCTTTTTTCGTTGCCTTTTGTGTCTTTGTTCCAGATGCAGTTCGATTGGAGAGGACACTGCATACGCATTTTGCTGCCCATCGAATCAATGCGAATCGGGAATTCTTCAAGCTAGAGCTGCCCGAACTCATGGCGGCTGTTCTGCCCTACATGGAAGGCAGTGTTGAGCATAAACTTGACATTGACGCGGTGGGTTCAGCTTCGACAACTCCGCCTGTTCTATCCATCCCAGCAAATACTCTGCTACTCCCAGATATGAATGAAGATAGCGCTCTATTTGCTTTAAATGGCGACGATTATTTTATCAACTATGCAGAAGCGGCTAGGCAAGGTGACAACACCGCCCTGACGGCCTGA